Proteins encoded together in one Mugil cephalus isolate CIBA_MC_2020 chromosome 16, CIBA_Mcephalus_1.1, whole genome shotgun sequence window:
- the LOC125022487 gene encoding alpha-tectorin-like, with product MENHILLSALILGMITGVTPQVSGPLYPISGTESPPSLDGSSPAIILQQPFVYFGRSYNVIYVNHNGHLTFNHPWYSYIPQRFPMNGSLDIIAPFWTDFDNRLQGHVYYNQYNNGSVLQQATADINEYFPGVNFNATLVLVATWYEVAYYPSSGTKTTVQAVLVSGGQYSFVLMNYGIIASTSHNVQVGYDTIGSPYHLRVPGSFSSNATGNNSVFSLGSNINIPGRWAFRIDEGSRGCTFNGEAVELGDTFWSDSICSQKCTCTFSGLQCHNQPCTFSQICQPTSFQYSCQTVQRGTCIVSGDPHYYTFDGTAFHFQGTCTYVLSEQCNMGQPYYRIEGKNEHRGSTRVSWTRLVRVNVYNETIELVKGRPGEAKVNGNFAATPFSLSNGTVQVYQSGFSVVVSTDFGLQVSYDTNHYVQISVPYTYQNATCGLCGNFNNHPQDDFRTPDGEVVSSDVVFANSWKAQGDEPDCEAQCAGHDCASCSQSQSALYSDDAHCGILQSSYGPFAACHQQLPPQTFVESCVFDLCIGGGYQPILCQALNVYASQCQQNGIQLPSWRSPGFCEISCPANSHFESSGTGCPPTCVNPNATQNCPLPNQESCVCDSGFILSGGVCVPHDQCGVSFEGFYYPSGETVILGDNCERLCSCSHSVMTCQSHVCGPYEKCSVEEGARGCTPNSYATCWIRGPGSYHTFDGLTYQYPGACRLTLTRVMGLSSHPHFVVTAEKEPRGQQGFARVMKFEAEGTEVSIEMSNSSNVKVNGQLTRLPFISGSNRIRIYHSNIHSIILQTSFGVTVQTVWPHFVRITAPGVYTGSLGGLCGDYNGLPHDDFRTPNGVLVNSSQAFGDSWRDGSLVAHCEENMNHNPPQTNYNSSEYCGFISSPHGPFQPCWATVDPLEQVDICVDILRGSSDPASTLCEVLRDYALMCQQNGVSIGQWRNETGCKQTCPLNSHYELCGSSCPSACPSLSFPFSCDALCQDGCQCDDGFVLNGNQCVPPTECGCSHEGRYRQGGEQFWESEQCQSFCTCNGTTGGVHCTPNSCGPQESCRVVEGEFGCHPNPHGTCSASGDPHYITFDRNAYDFQGTCRYVLATLCNATGGLQEFSVEAKNEPLSGIQLSIVADVFVNVWGYQVHMSRGRTGTVEVNGITKNLPVLLNGSHVSIYGSGFQTFVSADFGLSVMYDGSSTVSISVPSDYRGQTCGLCGNFNGDPNDEFRTPSGAMVTSPHEFGTAWKVPGNYTCSDGCGSSCPQCLDEGPARAQCEVIQAADGPFSFCHKQVDPAPYFSDCVFDVCLSGNQGQDLLCRAIETYIRACQSANVQIYPWRQNTTCRIDCPANSHYELCGTDCGQTCAHSTDATCEHVCSEGCFCDEGFRRSGSSCVPVESCGCQYDGFYYNDGETFWTDGCSQRCECHAPNDLRCSATSCTPAQECTIRNGQLGCFDTLPICTVWGDPHYVTFDGALAHFQGTCSYTITESVSHRTNETQFRVIATNNHRGNNRVSFVSAVDIYLSNQPEDVYVRIGPNKRVKVNGTQASLPIAAGTLAQVTVQGSYVVVDASDLKVQFDGLSTLLVRVGQNRANRVVGMCGNLNGDSQDDKLLPNGTLAQDDDDFGDGWKASTSQPGCGSTDEGGDGLSDCTFIEEYSELCSVITNTSGPFSACHLYSDPQPFFSSCVYDLCLYTPANGMLCSAIAAYERTCSVLGLDIPEWRSALHCADADSDPCEHQNCTEFEWCGEKDGVYGCFCDENHQRRNNESYDSSISCVSSSGTISVSRCQLFEAGFHSSVLHLRDDSCKGTLLDGRLVFQFDNEDQLCGTTLRSNGTHFIYENAILGQLDPHEGLISRERNISLHFGCEYPLTQAVSMSVGINPVESIVGLPSGQGIYRIRMIPYQDADFLFSLASSSNIEVEMNQRLYVEVRTDGVDSQQISTVLDSCWATPVNNADYHVRWDLISAECPNPADGTVELIQNGISTAARFSFKMFTFTNFTTIYLHCNVHLCLLRNNDCTAHCYPGYHGRVRRDVTPENTAAISLGPLVMSPLSRNRREIQMSSAASCHLTATLTLIISLLTTKTLI from the exons ATGGAAAATCATATCTTGCTGTCTGCACTTATTTTGGGGATGATCA CTGGAGTGACTCCTCAGGTTTCAG GCCCCCTCTACCCAATCTCAGGAACAGAAAGCCCTCCATCACTTGATGGAAGTTCTCCTGCAATTATCCTGCAACAgccttttgtgtattttggacGGTCCTACAATGTGATTTAT gTCAATCACAACGGACACCTGACCTTTAACCACCCGTGGTACAGCTACATACCTCAGCGGTTTCCAATGAATGGATCACTAGACATCATCGCCCCCTTCTGGACAGATTTTGACAACAGACTCCAAGGTCATGTCTATTACAACCAGTACAACAATGGCAGTGTTCTCCAACAAGCTACAGCCGACATTAATGAGTACTTCCCAGGGGTGAACTTTAACGCCACACTGGTCTTGGTGGCAACATGGTACGAGGTAGCATACTACCCATCCTCTGGAACA aaAACAACAGTCCAGGCAGTGTTGGTCTCCGGTGGCCAGTACTCATTTGTGCTGATGAACTATGGGATAATAGCCTCAACATCTCATAATGTGCAG GTTGGATATGACACAATCGGTTCTCCTTATCATTTAAGAGTCCCTGGATCATTCTCAAGTAATGCAACAGGCAACAACTCCGTTTTCAGTCTCGGCAGCAACATTAATATTCCCGGTCGCTGGGCTTTCAGGATTGACGAAGGATCAAGAGGCTGCACTTTCAATG GTGAAGCTGTGGAGCTTGGTGACACATTCTGGAGCGACAGCATCTGTTCTCAGAAATGTACCTGCACTTTCTCTGGTCTGCAGTGTCACAACCAGCCCTGCACTTTCTCCCAGATCTGCCAGCCGACTTCCTTTCAGTACTCCTGCCAGACGGTGCAGAGGGGCACCTGCATCGTAAGCGGCGATCCACACTACTACACCTTTGATGGGACTGCGTTTCACTTTCAAGGCACCTGCACCTACGTTCTCTCTGAGCAGTGCAACATGGGGCAGCCCTACTACAGGATAGAGGGCAAGAACGAGCACAGAGGCAGCACTCGTGTCTCTTGGACCCGACTGGTCAGAGTGAATGTGTACAATGAAACCATTGAGCTTGTTAAAGGACGTCCTGGCGAGGCCAAG GTTAATGGAAACTTTGCTGCCActccattctctctgagcaaTGGCACCGTCCAGGTTTACCAGTCAGGCTTTTCTGTGGTTGTCAGCACTGACTTTGGCTTACAGGTATCCTATGACACTAACCACTATGTCCAGATCAGTGTGCCCTACACTTACCAGAATGCAACATGCGGCCTATGTGGAAACTTCAACAATCATCCTCAAGATGACTTCCGAACCCCCGATGGTGAGGTTGTGAGCTCAGATGTGGTTTTTGCAAACAGCTGGAAGGCACAGGGCGATGAACCAGACTGTGAGGCCCAGTGTGCAGGCCACGACTGTGCTTCATGCTCTCAGAGTCAAAGTGCCTTGTACAGCGATGACGCCCATTGTGGTATCCTCCAGAGCAGTTATGGACCTTTCGCTGCTTGTCACCAACAACTTCCTCCACAGACCTTTGTGgagagttgtgtgtttgatcTGTGTATAGGAGGAGGGTACCAGCCCATTCTGTGTCAAGCCCTGAATGTGTACGCAAGTCAGTGTCAGCAGAACGGTATCCAGCTACCGAGCTGGAGGAGCCCTGGCTTCTGTG AAATTTCTTGTCCTGCCAACAGCCACTTTGAGTCTTCAGGTACAGGATGTCCACCGACATGTGTCAACCCCAATGCCACCCAAAACTGCCCTCTTCCTAATCAGGAAAGCTGCGTCTGTGATTCAGGCTTCATCCTCAGTGGTGGGGTGTGCGTCCCCCATGATCAGTGTGGTGTCAGCTTCGAGGGTTTCTACTACCCCTCCGGAGAAACAGTAATCCTCGGCGACAACTGTGAGAGGCTCTGCAGCTGCAGTCACAGTGTCATGACTTGCCAATCCCATGTCTGCGGCCCATATGAAAAATGTAGTGTGGAGGAAGGAGCAAGGGGATGCACACCCAACAGCTACGCCACCTGCTGGATACGAGGCCCGGGGTCCTATCATACGTTTGATGGACTCACGTACCAGTATCCCGGAGCATGTCGACTCACTCTCACCAGAGTAATGGGACTGTCCAGTCACCCACACTTTGTGGTGACTGCAGAGAAAGAGCCAAGAGGTCAGCAGGGTTTTGCCAGAGTGATGAAGTTTGAGGCAGAGGGAACAGAAGTCTCCATTGAGATGTCAAACAGCAGCAACgtgaag GTCAATGGTCAGCTGACCAGACTTCCATTTATCTCTGGCTCCAACAGAATTCGCATCTACCACAGCAACATTCACAGCATCATCCTTCAGACCTCCTTTGGTGTAACTGTGCAGACAGTCTGGCCTCACTTTGTTCGGATCACCGCCCCTGGAGTCTACACCGGTTCACttggtggactctgtggtgatTACAATGGTCTCCCACATGATGACTTCCGTACACCCAATGGTGTCCTGGTCAATAGCTCTCAGGCGTTCGGGGACAGTTGGCGAGATGGTTCCTTAGTGGCACATTGTGAAGAAAACATGAATCATAATCCTCCTCAAACCAATTATAATTCTAGTGAGTACTGTGGCTTTATCAGCTCACCACATGGGCCGTTTCAACCGTGTTGGGCCACAGTGGACCCACTGGAGCAGGTGGACATCTGTGTGGACATCCTGAGGGGTTCGAGTGATCCGGCATCGACTCTATGCGAGGTCCTAAGAGATTATGCCCTAATGTGTCAACAGAACGGCGTCTCCATAGGACAGTGGAGGAATGAAACTGGATGCA agCAAACCTGCCCTCTAAACAGCCATTATGAACTCTGTGGAAGTTCTTGCCCTTCGGCCTGCCCCAGCCTCTCGTTCCCCTTCTCCTGTGATGCTCTGTGCCAGGACGGGTGCCAATGTGACGACGGATTCGTCCTCAATGGAAACCAGTGTGTCCCACCTACAGAATGTGGATGTTCCCACGAAGGACGCTACCGACAAGGTGGCGAACAGTTCTGGGAGAGTGAACAATGTCAGAGCTTCTGCACCTGTAATGGCACCACTGGGGGAGTCCACTGTACCCCCAACTCCTGCGGTCCTCAGGAGTCCTGTCGCGTGGTGGAGGGCGAGTTTGGCTGTCACCCCAACCCTCACGGCACCTGCTCCGCCTCTGGAGACCCTCACTACATCACCTTCGATCGCAATGCCTATGACTTCCAGGGAACCTGCCGCTATGTCCTGGCAACGCTTTGCAACGCCACTGGTGGTCTCCAAGAGTTTTCTGTGGAAGCCAAGAATGAGCCGTTGTCGGGGATTCAACTTTCCATCGTCGCTgatgtttttgtgaatgtgtgggGCTATCAAGTGCACATGTCCAGAGGCAGGACTGGTACGGTAGAG GTAAACGGAATAACAAAAAACTTGCCAGTTCTTCTGAATGGAAGTCATGTGTCTATCTACGGAAGtggatttcaaacatttgtcagTGCTGATTTCGGCCTGAGTGTCATGTACGATGGATCGAGTACAGTGTCTATTTCTGTACCTTCAGATTACAG AGGACAAACATGTGGACTATGTGGAAACTTTAATGGCGATCCCAATGACGAGTTCCGAACTCCATCTGGAGCAATGGTCACCAGTCCACATGAGTTTGGAACAGCTTGGAAAGTGCCCGGCAACTACACGTGCAGCGATGGCTGTGGTTCCTCCTGCCCCCAGTGCCTTGATGAGGGTCCTGCTAGAGCTCAGtgtgaggtgattcaggctgCAGACGGCCCGTTCAGCTTCTGCCACAAGCAGGTGGACCCAGCGCCATATTTTAGTGACTGCGTGTTCGACGTTTGTTTGTCGGGAAATCAAGGCCAAGATCTTCTGTGCAGGGCCATCGAAACGTACATCAGAGCCTGTCAGTCTGCTAATGTCCAAATCTACCCTTGGAGACAGAACACCACCTGTA GAATCGACTGTCCAGCCAACAGCCACTATGAGCTGTGTGGTACTGACTGTGGCCAAACCTGTGCCCATAGCACTGATGCAACCTGTGAGCATGTTTGCTCTGAGGGATGTTTCTGTGATGAAGGCTTCCGCAGGAGTGGATCCAGTTGTGTCCCTGTGGAAAGCTGTGGCTGCCAGTATGATGGATTCTACTACAAT GATGGAGAGACCTTCTGGACCGACGGCTGCTCCCAGCGCTGTGAATGCCACGCTCCTAATGACCTGCGCTGCTCTGCTACATCTTGCACTCCAGCACAAGAGTGCACCATCAGAAATGGACAGCTGGGCTGTTTTGACACTTTGCCCATTTGCACCGTGTGGGGAGACCCACACTACGTCACCTTTGATGGAGCGCTGGCTCATTTCCAGGGAACGTGCTCCTACACCATCACCGAGAGCGTGAGCCACAGGACCAATGAAACCCAATTTCGGGTAATCGCCACCAACAATCACCGTGGCAACAACCGCGTGTCCTTTGTGTCGGCGGTGGATATTTACCTCTCAAACCAACCAGAAGACGTGTACGTCAGGATTGGACCCAACAAACGAGTAAAG GTGAACGGCACGCAGGCGTCTCTTCCCATCGCAGCAGGGACATTAGCTCAGGTGACGGTGCAGGGAAGCTATGTAGTGGTTGATGCCTCTGACCTAAAAGTCCAGTTTGACGGCCTGAGCACCTTGCTGGTCAGAGTGGGTCAAAACCGTGCAAACAGAGTCGTTGGGATGTGCGGAAACTTGAACGGTGACTCTCAAGATGACAAACTCCTGCCCAATGGCACGCTGGCACAAGATGATGACGATTTTGGAGATGGTTGGAAGGCATCCACAAGCCAGCCGGG ATGTGGATCAACCGATGAGGGAGGTGATGGTTTGAGTGACTGTACCTTTATTGAAGAATACTCAGAACTCTGCAGCGTCATCACCAACACCAGTGGCCCGTTCAGTGCCTGTCACCTGTATTCTGACCCTCAgcccttcttcagctcctgtGTCTACGATCTCTGCTTGTACACTCCAGCCAACGGCATGCTGTGTTCCGCCATCGCTGCCTATGAGAGAACTTGCTCAGTTTTGGGGTTGGACATCCCAGAGTGGCGCTCTGCTTTGCATTGTG ctgatgctgACTCAGATCCCTGTGAACATCAGAACTGCACCGAGTTTGAGTGGTGTGGCGAGAAGGACGGCGTCTATGGCTGCTTCTGCGACGAGAACCATCAACGGCGCAACAATGAGAGCTATG ACTCTTCGATCTCATGTGTCAGCAGTTCAGGCACCATCTCCGTGTCTCGCTGCCAGCTGTTTGAAGCCGGCTTCCACTCTAGTGTCCTCCATCTGCGGGATGACTCGTGCAAAGGGACGCTCCTGGACGGGCGCCTGGTTTTCCAATTTGACAACGAGGACCAGCTTTGTGGGACAACTCTCAGG AGCAATGGAACCCATTTCATATACGAGAACGCCATTCTGGGTCAACTGGATCCTCACGAGGGCCTCATCAGCCGCGAGAGGAATATCAGTCTGCATTTCGGCTGTGAATACCCTCTGACTCAGGCTGTTTCCATGTCTGTGGGCATCAACCCCGTAGAAAG CATTGTGGGACTTCCTTCTGGCCAGGGAATCTATCGTATCAGAATGATACCGTACCAGGACGCCgatttcctcttctctctggcGAGTAGCAGCAACATTGAAGTGGAGATGAACCAGAGGTTGTACGTGGAGGTGCGGACGGATGGGGTTGACTCGCAGCAGATCTCCACCGTCCTGGACTCCTGCTGGGCCACGCCGGTCAACAATGCAGACTACCATGTGCGCTGGGATCTCATCTCTGCAGA GTGTCCTAACCCAGCAGACGGGACAGTGGAGCTGATTCAGAACGGCATCTCCACCGCGGCCCGCTTTTCCTTCAAGATGTTCACCTTCACCAACTTCACCACCATCTACCTGCACTGTAACGTCCACCTGTGTCTCCTCAGGAACAACGACTGCACGGCT cactGTTACCCTGGTTACCATGGGCGGGTCAGGAGGGACGTGACCCCCGAAAACACCGCAGCCATCTCACTAGGACCCCTGGTTATGAGTCCACTCAGCAGGAACAGGAGAG AAATCCAGATGTCTAGTGCTGCCTCCTGTCATCTGACAGCGACTCTGACTCTGATCATCAGTTTGTTGACGACTAAGACTCTGATCTAG